Within the Anaerohalosphaeraceae bacterium genome, the region ACCAGTCCGTAAATCGCATCGGCCTTTTCAATCGAACCGGCCAGTTCGGTCAATATCTTGTTGTGCTCGGCCTGGGCCGTCAGAATCGTCGTCTGCTGCTTCTGAACCGCCGCAACAACCTCCTGATAATCTGCAGCCACTTCGGGCGGCGGGTGAACCCCAACCATCCCGACAAACACAATCTCCACACCCAGCTGTGCCGCATCCGCCGCCTCCTGCATCCGCGCATGGAGAACACGGCAGGCGTGTTCCTGTCCGGCCCCCAGCAGACTTTTCTGCCGTTCTGTAAAACTCAGCTCCTCATCCGGTTCTATCTTGGCGCTGGCGGCAAAGCGAGCCAATTCCCGATAACACAGCGCCTCCAGCAGCGTTCGGGAATCTTGGTGATTATACAGGTACTGGTGCAAATCGCGTATCTTGTAATGGACCGGAACATCCACAATAATGTAGCTGACCGGGGCCGCGCCCTTTTCTCCCCGGACCGCCTGACGGCGGGTTTCCACCGCCACAAGCAGTTTATATTCCTCTTTGTAGTGTTTCTGCCCCCACAAGAACGGCTTGGCGGCATCCTCCGGCGACGGAACATATCCGACATGAAGCACATGAATCTTCTCCATCGGATACACATACGCGCGCTCGAACGGCCAAGGCCATTTCCACGTCCATCCCGGTCCCACCTGACGTCCGCCGTCCTCCGTCCGAGCCGACCCAAAGCGTTCAATCACAGCCCCCTCTCCCGGCCCTACAATCACCACGCAGCTGAACAGATAAATCACCAGCAGAAGAAACAAAAGAAGCGGGGCAATCGCCTTCTCCAGCAGTTTGTAAAACCACGTCTGAGAGACCTGAAACCCAAACTGGTAATCCAGTGTGCTGGCGACCGTGTGAAGAATCCCGCCGGGTTCATTGATGAGCCCCAGCAAACGGCTGTCAAAACACGCCCGGCTGTATTGCCCCGCCAGCCGTGGACGATACAAATCCAGCACAGCCGCCAGAATCGTTTCACTGCCCAGCACAATCAGAAGAATGGGGATAAACCAGTTCAAAAAAACCAGCCCGAACTGGTACTTGTATTGAGCAAAGGCCAGCGAAACGGCCGCCGCAAACCCCAGAATCGAGCTCATCAGCAGACTGCTCCCCCCCGCCCGAAGCGGACGCCAGACCAGCGTCACACTCAGACCGGTCGCATATCGGCTGATTAAAAAACTGAAAAACGACAGCAAAACCAGAATCGCCGCCCCCAAAAGCGGCGAGCGAAGCGAATACTCCTTTGCAGGCCCCGAAACAAATCGAATTAATAAAAAACCCAACGCAATCTGGCCGACTGCAATCAGCACCCCCCAGATGGGCAAAAGCCATTTTTCCACCCATTCGAGCCGTTTTTGAGCCACCGCAAAGATGTCCAGCCGTCCCTCCGGCCCCTCAAAAATTGTGTGTTTCTCACGAGCCCTCTTCAGTTCCGCCAGGTCCAGTTTCTCCTGCTCGGCCCGATGCCGATGATAAAACTGGATCATCAGAACCAGCCAAATCAGAAAACTCCCCAAGACCTGCCAGGACAGAAGATACAGGGTAGGACTTGACAGGACAGCCCCAAAAAACAGGGCTGACAAAAAGAAAAGCAGACTCAGAATCAGTCCGAATAACGATACGTAAAACGCTCTCTGTGACGAATCTGCCATAATTTTTGATTCCTAACTCCTCTTCGATTCTTTCCCGAACAATACCGGACAGTCTTTGTATATATAGTAAATTTACCGGATTACGCAACAGGAGGGTTTACAAAAAAAAGGGTTTTAGGTAAAAAGTATAGGAAAAGAAAACTTTTTTTGTCATAATCAAGGTCCGCCTGTGATTGGAAAACTGTTTACAATAGCCAAAAATACCGTATTCGAAACCCTTCGCCAGCCGATTTACATCATTATTATCATCTGTGCCCTTCTTTTGCTCCTTCTGGCACCGGCCATCAGCATGTACACGCTGGACGAAGACGTCAAACTCCTGCGAGAATTGGCCTTTTCTACGCTCTTTCTTGCCGGTTTGTTCATTTCCGTTTTCTCCGCCGGCGGAGCCCTGACCGAAGAAATCGAAACCGGGACGATTACCACCGTGCTTTCCAAGCCGCTTCCGCGTCCGCTATTCGTGCTTGGAAAGTTTGCCGGCCTGGCCCTGGCGGTGGCCCTGGCTCATTATTTACTTTCTATCGCGATGCTCCTGGCAATCCGACATGGAGTGCTCGAACGGGCCTCCGATGAACCCGACTGGGTTGTGATTACGGCTGCGGGAAGTGTCCTGCTGCTTACCATCCTTATAAGTGCTTTATTAAACTACTTTTACGAATGGCACTTCTGCTCGACCGCCGTGGTCATCGGCACTATTCTCAGCTCTGCAGCCCTCTTGTTTCTGGCCTTTGTAGACCGAGATTGGAAAGTAAATCCCTCCCAAAACGGCTTCCACCTGTTTGACATCAATGCCTCGGCCCTGCTGCTTTTGGCCGTTTTAATCACGGTAGCGCTGGCAGTAATGTTCTCAACCCGCCTTAATATCATTCTTACGCTCTTAAGTTGCGTTGGGGTTTTTCTAATCGGTTTGATTACAGACTGGCTGTTTGGGCGGCTGGCAGACAAATTCCTCTGGGCCAAAATCGGGTATATCCTTTTCCCAAACTTTCAGGTCTTTTGGGTCAGCGACGCTATCTATGAAAACAAACAAGTGTCTGGCGATTACCTTTTGATGGGACTCTATTACGCTGTTCTTTATATTTCCGCTATCCTCTTTTTGGCAATCGCCCTCTTTCAAAACAGACAGGTTGGGCAAAACAGGCAATATTAAACCGCCTTTGTCGGCTCTTCCAAATCAATAATCATCGCCGTTTCGTCACAATGGTCCTGCTTCGGACAGCGGGCGCAGTCGCTCCAAACCTTCATCGGCAGCGTCTTTTTATCGACACGGCGAAACCCCACTTTTTCAAAGAAAACCGGCTCCATTGTCAAGGTAAAGACTTGGCTTATGCCCAGCCGACGGGCCTCTTCCAGGCATCGATTGACAAGGGCCCGCCCGATTCCCTTCCCAAAATAACTCTTATCCACCGCCAAAGACTGAATCTCGGCCAGATTCGACCAGATTACCTTCAGCGCGCAGCAGCCCACAACTGTTCCGTTCGCTTCGGCCACCTGAAAAACCTGAAGATTTTCATAAATATCCGCCAGCGAACGAAACAGCATCCGGTCCAGCTCTGCATAACAGCTGATCAGTGCATGAATGGCCGGCACATCCTGAACTCGTGCATTTCGTATCTGCATATCAACACTATACCGTTTCAAACGGAAACAAGCAAGTGCACACCAAAAACCTGGTTTTTCGTCTTTTTCGTGTTATAATAAAACCGTACGACATGGAACCGGCCGTAGTTTTCACATTTGCAGCGTACTTTCTTTTTCTGCTGGCTGTAGGACTCTTTTTTTACACCCGCTCGACAGCCGCACAGGACTATTGGCTCGGCGGACGGGGTATGGGAAGCTGGGTAACCGCCTTTTCCGCTCAGGCATCCGATATGAGCGGCTGGCTGCTGATGGGACTGCCGGGCGCGGTCTATCTGGGAGGGCTTCAGGAAGGATGGATTGCGGCAGGGCTTGTGGCCGGAACCGTTATCAACTGGTATGGGCTGGCCCCGCGATTGCGAATCTTCACCGAACGGACAAATTCCCTCACAATCCCTGCCTTTTTGGAAAAACGATTCCGCGACCCAACCGGGCTCCTTCGCCTCGTCTCAGCCGCTGTCATTCTCCTCTTTTTTACCCTGTACGCCGCTTCCGGACTGGTGGCAGCCGGCAAACTCTTCGAATCGACCTTCGACATCCCCTACCCCGCCGCCGTCCTGCTGGGCGGTTTTATCATCATCTTCTACACATTTTTGGGAGGCTTCAAAGCCGTCTGCTGGACGGACCTTCTGCAGGGAGTCCTGATGATTTTCGCGATTGCAGTCATTCCGCTTCTGGCTGTCTGGAAAAATCCGTCGGCCGACTGGTCGGTCCTGCTTCGCCGGGCTCCTCAAGCCCCGTCAGCGGTTCCGGCTCTCTTGTCCGTCCTGTCCGCACTGTCGTGGGGCCTGGGTTATTTCGGGCAGCCCCATATTCTTACACGCTTTATGGCGGTTCGGTCGCTTCGGCATCTTTATCAATCCGCCTGCATCGGCTCACTCTGGGCGGCCGCCGCCCTGGCCGGAGCCGTGGCCGTCGGGCAAATCGGCGCCGCGGTCTTTCCGGGACTGTCCGGCGGAGACGAAGAAAAAATCTTCATCCTCCTGATTCAAAACACCTGTCATCCCTGGCTGACGGGAATCATGCTGTCCGCCATCCTTTCAGCCATTATGTCCACCATCGATTCCCAGCTCCTCGTATCCGCTTCGGCCTTGACCGAAGATGTTTACCGCAAAACGGTTCAGACCGGTGTATCGGAAAAAACCGCCTTGCTGGTCAGCCGGCTGTGCGTGCTCGGCATTTCCGCGCTGGCTCTTCTGCTGGCCCTGAATCCCAAAGAAACCATCCTGAAAATCGTCGCCTATGCCTGGGGCGGGCTGGGAGCAGCATTTGGACCGGTCCTGTTGGCGGCCCTTTATTCCCGCAAAACAACCTGGTACTCCGCCTTGGCCGGAATGCTCGCCGGAACCCTCACGCTGGTCTTTTGGAAATACCTCGGTTTCAGCGGTTGGCTCTATGAATTGGCCCCCGGCTTTGCCGCCAACACCGCCGTACTGATGATAATCAATTTCTTTTTCCCGCAGACAGATGCGGCCATTTTGCAGGATTTTGAAACAACCCTTCGGCAGATCCAACAGGCGGGACAATGAGGAAACAAAAACAGGGAGGACGGCGCAGAATCAAACAAGTTGTGGGCCGCGCTCCCTGATGCCTTGTGCCGGTAAATGCACCTTACCGCGGATGGTGCATAGGCGTTAAACCGTCATCTTTGCACAGGCAACATATATACCATAATTTATCTCCGCGCTTTTGTCAAGAAGATTCCGTCCAAAGAAACAAAAAGGGCCCTGTAAAAACAGGGCCCCAACAATCGTCAAAAAGCGGCTTTATTCCTCTTTGACCAGCACGTTCAGTGTTTTGCTGCCCCATTTTTGGGCCTGCTCATGCGAAGCAAAAAACACATCCAGCCGGTTCCCTTTAATCAGCCGCCCGCGATCCTTGACCTGAACAGGCCTATTGCCGTTATAGCCGGGAATAATCATCTCGGTCCCAAACGAATACCGCTTGTCGGCCGCCACGAAAACATCCCCCGGCCGAATCCGGTGGTTCGAGGCCGTGATTCCATCGGCATAACGGCCGCAGCATTTGGCACAGGGACAGTACCCTGTCACCCGCATTCGAACCACACGCCATTTTTCCTTCGGCTGCTTGGCCTCTTTGGGTCTCCACACAGGAGCAAACGGCTCTACCTTCAGATTGTCCGCAGGGATTTGTTCAAACTCCCGAAGCAACCCCAGCAGCTCCGCCTCCGGTTGAACTGCAGGCAGCTGCTGTTCCCCGGCAAACCCCTGAACAGAACCATCCGGCTGTACCGGAGCCCAGGCACTGTACAGCGAAACGACCCTGCGGCCCCGAAATTCAAAATGCCAAAGCAAGCCCCCCAGCAGCACCGCCATCAAAAGACTGGACAGCAGGGCCGCTTCATAGCCGCCGTGCGTCGGACGGCTGTAGCAAGACGATTTCTCCCATTTTGCCAACCTTTGGACCTTTCCAAACGAACCACTTCAGAGGCCTTCCCGCCGAACCGCTCGGCCGAAGCCTCAAAAGAACATCCTGCTTTTAATCCCTCGCCTTGTCTGAAAAGGCCTTCCGTGGCAGCCAAAAACAATAAACAGCAACGTTCAGTGTTCAAAACGGATTCAAATGGAGCAGTAAAATGGATGTATGGATAAATATACGCAGTAGAAGCCGGCAAGTCAAGACAAAAAAGGCCTGTCAGGTCCTATAAAAAAGCTAATTAGAATCCGGAATGCCGGATTTAAGAAAAAAATCTTTCCCCTTTTAACGTCCCTTTTCGTTGGTTTGTCTGCCCATTCCTCCCTCTGTGTTTCTTAGGCGGACAAGGGAGCCGCAGGCATCCTTGCCCGCGACTCAAAACCTCAAGGCTTACTTTACAAAACACACGCAGCCAGAGCAATCGTTTTTCCCGCCGCATCCGCTTGCCGAAAAGGCCTCTGAAAAAATAAACACCCGATAAGCTTCGATTTTTCAGAGACTTCTGCGAAAAATTTTCCTTCCTTTCCGCCCCATCATTTTTCTGCAGAATATTACAGAAACCTTGTGAAATCTTTTGCCCATACCGAAAAGCTCGTTATAATCACTCTCGGACGAAAGGCTGCTGTTTGCATTTGGAGAGAGAAAGGGCCCATACAATGATTTTCTATTTTTTGTGGTTTTTCCTGACCGCCCCTGCCGTTCAAAAAACTTCATCAAACCCTTCAACCGCCGCTGCTGTCAATTACGGTCAGGCCGAGATCGCCCAAGTGCTTGAAGTTTTTCCGGATTTTCACTTGCTCTGCAACATTCGCAATTATCCGCCTGTGGTGGGAGAACAGATGCCCGTTTATATTCGGGGACTTCAACCCGGCGGCACACAGCCCGATGCCAAAGTTCAGACTTATCTTCAAACACTGCTCTGCAAACAGCCCAGGGATCCCAACCAGGTCATCCTGCTCAAAAATATTCAGCGGGGGCAATCGTTTTGTCTGATTGCGGATTTGGAAATCAACGGCCGGGATGTCGGCGACTTTCTCGTCCAGCAGGGACTGGTTGAGCGAATCCTGAAGGCCCCTGCCGCCGAGCAGACAGCCGGCGCGGTACCGGAGCCTCCCGCTCCCGCCGCCCTCTCGATGGTTCTTCAACCGATTGCACCCGCTTCCTATCCGGTTAAACCAAGCCCGCAGCCATCACAGGGTTATATCGCCTCCAAAGGGAGCCGAATCTTTCATCGGGTCGGCTGTCCCCATGCCGCCCGCATCGCCGAAGAACAGCGGATTCTCTTCCGCACACGGGACGAGGCTGCCTCCGGACGCAGGCCCTGCAAAACCTGCAATCCCTAACTGATAATTCCTTTCACATACTCGATGGTTTCCCGCTGGGTCGGATTCTCAAACATCCGAGCCGCCGGGCCGTGCTCCACCAGCCGTCCGCAATAAAAGAACGCCGCATAATCTGCCAGCCGCCGGGCCTGACGAAGAATATGCGTGACAATCACAATCGTATAATCCTTCTTCAGTTCCAGAAAGCACTCCTCAATCCGCCGGCTGGACATCGGGTCCAGCGCCGATGTCGGCTCATCCGCCAGAATAATCTCCGGCTCCACCGCCAGCCCCCGAGCCAGACACAGCCGCTGCTGCTGCCCAATCGAAATCCGCGACGCCGGCTGGCCGAGCCGGTCTTTGACCTCCTCCCACAGCCCCACCTGCCGCAGACGAAACTCCACAATCTCATCCAGTTTCCGGCGGTCGTTGAGTCCGTGAATCCGCGGACCGTACGCCACATTCTCATAAATCGACATCGGCAAAGGCCGAGGCGTTTGCGAAAGCAGCCCCATCTTTTTCCGAATCGCCGTCACCTCCGCCGTCGGGCTGTAAATATCCTCGCCGTCCACCAGCACCCGCCCGGTCACCCGCGCCCCTTCCGCCAGTTCCACCATTCGGTTCAGCGACTTCAGAAACGTCGTCTTGCCGCATCCGGACGGCCCGATGACGGCGATAATCTGCCGACGCGGCAGTTCGATGGAAACATCCCGAAGCGAATGGTCCGACCCGTAATAGACATTCAGATTTTCCACACAGATATGGGGCTGATTCATTTTGACCTCACGGAATCATATGTCGCGTCAGCCGACGTCCCAGCCGGCGGGAAAGCAGGCTGGTTGCCAGCACAACAACCGTCAAAATCAGCGCCGCTGCATACGCCCGGTCCTGAACCTGCGGAAACGGCGTTCCCAGCTGGAAAAAAATCGCCAGCGGCAGCGTCGCCGCCGGACGCGTCAGCGACTGTGGAATCTGGTCGCTGTAGCCGGCCGTAAACAGCACCGACGCCGCATCGCCGATGCCCCGCCCGAACGCAATCAGAACCGCCGTCAAAATCCCCGCCGACGCCTGCCGAAGCACCACTCGAACGGCTGTCTGCAGACGCGTCGCTCCCAGTGCATAAGACGACTCCAGCAAATCGGAAGGAATCATCCGAACCACCTCATCCATCGCCCGGCACAGGATTGGAAGCACAAACAACGATACCGTGAGAATTCCCCCCAGCAGAGAAGCCCGCAGTCCCACGGCCAGCATCAGAAGAAATCCGAACGCCCCGAACACAATGGAAGGCACTCCCCAGAGCACATCCAGCAGAAAACGAATGACCGCCGCCGTGCGGCTTCCGCGCCGGCAGAAGACATTCAGATAAAGCACCACAGGCACCGCCGCCGCAAAGGCCAGCCCCGTCGCCCCGCCGGCCACGTAAAAAGACCCGACAATTGCATTCAAAATGCCCCCCTCCCTGCCCAGATAAAATCCTCCTTTGGGGGTTTGTGTGAGCATCGACCAGCTCATCGCCCGAATCCCCCGCACAGAAATCGTCAGCACAATCAGTCCCAGCAGGCTCACAATCAAAAGCGTCGCCGCCTTCATCAGCACCTTCATTACCGCCTCTTCCACCCGCCGTCTGTCCATACTCCGCCTCTCTACTGAATCTCTTTTTGAATCCGCATCAGCACCAGCTTGGCCAAGATGTTAAACACCAGAACAACCCCCAGCAGAATCAGACACGCCAGCATCATCGCCGAATCATACAGCGGAATCGACATCATCTCCCCGTAGTTGTTGGCAATCAGGGCCGGCAGCGGATACGCCGGGTCCAAAAACCCCGTCGGTGAACGCACCGCATTTCCCGCCACCATCAGCACCGCCATCGTTTCCCCGAACGCACGCGAAAGCCCCAGAACAATCGCCGCCAGCACCCCGCCGAACGCCTTCCGAAGAACCACCTTCTTAATCGTCTGCCACTGGGTCGCCCCTAGCGAAAGCGACGCCTCCCGAATCTCCTGAGGCACCGCCCGCAAAATCTCCACCGTCATATGAATAATCACCGGAAAAATCATCACCGCCAGCACAATCCCCGCCGACAGCACGCAGTACCCGCTCGTCGAATACCCAAACCAGCCGGCGGCTCGCTTAACCCACGGCACCACCACCAGCACCCCCCAGACCCCATACACCACCGAGGGAATCCCTGCCAGCAGGTCAATCAGCGGGCGCACTCCCTCGCGAATCCCCAGCGGGGCATACTCCGCCAGATAAATCGCCGTCAGCAGACACAGCGGAACCGCCAGAACCATCGCCGTCCCCGTCACCCACAGAGACCCCATAATAAACGGCAGAAATCCAAACTGCCCCCGCAAGGGAAACCATTCGGACGAAAACAAAAGAGACGAAAGAGACTGATTCTTCAATATCGGCACAGACTTTAGAAAAAGACCGACGGCAATCACAACCACAATCAGACCGGACAATCGCGCCAGCAGTCCCATCGCTCCGGCGGCAGCCCGGTCATAAAGCAGCGAGCGTCTTGTCCGATTCGGCAGTCCCATCCACCGGCCTTATTGGGTGAGTTTTTCCAGTTCCTTCATCGCCGCTTCTTTGGAAAGCGGCACATATCCGGCCTCGTCCGCAAACGCCTGCCCATCCCGAAGAATCCATTCCAAAAAAGCCAGCACTTCCGGCCGGGCGGGCTTGCCTTTGGAAACCAGATACAGCAATCGGGCCGGCGGTGAAGGATATCGCCCCTCGCCAATCGCTCGGGTTATCTCATCCCGGTCGCCGTAAAACGATTCCTCCGGGTCAATCCGGCCGTTTTCGTTCAAATCCAGCGGCACAATCATCAATCCGTCCATCGGCTTCTTTGTCGCCGCATCATAGGCATAATTGACATTGTTGTATCCAATGCCCAGTGGGTCTTTCCGCACGGCCTCCGCCAGACCCGGGTCTCCAAACACCCCGATTCCCTGCAAATCCTCCTGATTCTTTCCCAGATACTTCGCCCAGGTCTCCGCCGCCCCGCAGGCATCGGAACGGGTGTAAACATGAACTGGTTCATTCAGCGAAAAACCAGACAGCTGCCCCCATGTTTTCAATCGCCCGGTTATCCACAAATCGATGCACTCCTGCCGCGTCAACCCCCGGCTAAAAAGCGTCGCTGCGGCCGGATGATTCCGGTTGGCTACGGCCACAACAGCATCTTTCACAACCGCCACCGGCCAGGCCCCCTTTTCCAGTTCCGATGTGTGAATGTCCCTCGAGAGCATTCCCAAATCCGCCGCCCCCGACAAACAATCCGCCATCCCCTTGCCCGCCCCGCCGGCGGAAATATCAATCCGAACGCCCGGGTGAATCCTGCGAAATTCCTCCGCCCACCGCACCGCCATCGGATACAGGGCCCACGCCCCGGAAATCGAGATAGTCCCTTTCAATTCCCCTTCCGAAGAGGCCCCCGTTCTTTTCCCGCAGCCGGATGAAACAAACACCCCCGCCAAACACAGCCCCAACACAATTCGTTTCATACTCCGTCTCCTTATTATCAAGCCAAATCCGCTAACGTTAACCGCTCCAGACGCTCCGCGATGAAATCCCGAATTTCTTTACAGACCGCCAGCATTTTGGGCTCCTTGCTCAGCGGCGTATTCGCAAAAAAATACTTGCTGACCGATTCCGTCGGAGCCAGCGGCCCGTCCATCAGCCGCACAATCTCTGCAATTGTGATTTCTTTGGCCGGGCGCATCAGCCGATACCCCCCGTTCGTACCCCGTCGCGTCTGAAGATAGCGATTCTGACGCAGCGTCATGAAAAGAAACTCCAGGTACTTTTTGGGAATCTCAAAATGCCGGCAAATCTCCTCTATTTTTACAAAAGTTCCCTCCGGCTGACGGGCCAGATAAATCAGCGCCAAAATGGTGTATTCACTCTTTGTCGTCAGACGCATCGCGGTTGTCCTCGCAATACTATTGCAAGTCTATAGACATTATAGACAAGGACGTCAAAAAATCAAGAAAATTTCCAGGTACTTCGGAAAAATTATCAGACCTCCCGCTCCAACCCCTTTATTGGCAAATCATTAGAATCGAAAGGAAAATAGTTGAAAACCCCCGCTTCTTCGAGTATTTTACAGCCTTTATACCTGCAAAACCAGTCAAGATTTACACGAGGAGACCAAACAATCATGGCTAAGATTTATTACGAACAGGACGCTCCGATTGACGCCCTGAAAGGCAAGAAAGTTGCGGTTATCGGCTACGGCAGCCAGGGCCATGCTCACAGCCAGAACCTCCGCGACAGCGGCATCGAAGTCGCCGTCGCCGAATTAAAAGGCACGGACAACTACAAACTGGCCGTCGAACACGGATTCAAGCCGGGTCCGATTGCCGAGGCCGTCAAAGGGGCCGCTCTGATTATCATCACCCTCCCGGATGAAATCCAGGCCAAGGTTTATCAGACGGAAATCGCCCCCAACCTCAAGGGCGGCCAGACACTGGGCTTCTGCCACGGGTTCAATATCCACTTCGGATACATCAAGCCCCCGGCGGATATCAACGTCGTAATGATTGCTCCCAAGGGCCCCGGACACCTGGTCCGAAGCGAGTTTGAGAAAGGCGGCGGAGTCCCCTGTCTTGTGGCCGTCCAGCAGGATGCCACCGGAACCGCTCTTCAGATTGCTCTGGCCTGGGGCTGCGGCATCGGCGGCGCCCGCGCCGGCATCCTCCAGACCACCTTCAAAGAAGAAACCGAAACCGACCTCTTCGGCGAACAAGTCGTCCTCTGCGGCGGCCTGACGGCCCTGATTAAAGCCGGATTTGAAACCCTTGTCGAAGCCGGCTATCAGCCCGAAATCGCCTACTTCGAATGCATGCATGAGGTCAAACTCATCGTGGACCTGATGTATCAGGGCGGGATGAGTTATATGCGGTACAGCATCTCCAATACCGCCGAATACGGCGACCTGACGCGAGGCCCGCGCATCATCACCGAACAAACCAAAGCCGAAATGAAAAAGATTCTCGGCGAAATCACCTCCGGCGCTTTCGCCAAAGAGTGGGTTGCCGAATACCAGTCCGGCCTCAAAAAGTTCAACGAACTCTATCAGAAAGACTACAACTCCCAACTCGAGCAGGTCGGACGGAAACTGCGGAAAATGATGAAGTGGATTCACGCCAAGGAAGTCTAAGAAGAACGAAAGGGATGTATCGTGAACAGAACGGGCCTTCTCGCAACCGCCGCACTGCCGGTGCTTCTGCTGCTGAACGGCTGCTTTCAGACCTTCAACGAAGAAAAGGTCGTCTTTCCCAAGTATGACGGCACCATCCTTCGGCAAAGCACATCGGCCCAGGTCCTCTCCTCCATCTATGAACCGCTGACCGAGTACCTCAGCCAAAGCGAAAGCGTCGTGGCGTCCTGGAATGAACGGGACAAAGGACGCACCCACTGGTTCAATATGGTTGCCTTTGACGAGGATTCTCTGCTGGCCGTCCGCAAATACGGCTTTTCCTGCGTCGAACAGCGGCTGGGTCCCAACGCTCCCCCGCGTCCCAAAGTCCGGCTGGATGCGGAACTGGTCCTCGATGAGCGGGTCCTCAACACGGCCTATCCCAACCAGAATGCCCGTTTAATTGCGGTTCTCAAGGAAGCCCAGAAGCAATTTAACGCCGATGCTCTTCAGGTCACCGGTGACAGCCAAACGCTCCAAAGTTCCGCTATGATGGTCAACCAACTGCTGCAGACGGTTCTCATCAAGCTCGAGCAGACCCCGGCAATGGCCGCCCGCCTCAGCTGGCTGGAAGGGCTGGAGTTTGACCATCCGACCCTCGGCCAAAGCCGCATTCGAATGCTGATCTTAAACGACATCGTCAAAATCAAAATCAAGGC harbors:
- the ilvC gene encoding ketol-acid reductoisomerase; the protein is MAKIYYEQDAPIDALKGKKVAVIGYGSQGHAHSQNLRDSGIEVAVAELKGTDNYKLAVEHGFKPGPIAEAVKGAALIIITLPDEIQAKVYQTEIAPNLKGGQTLGFCHGFNIHFGYIKPPADINVVMIAPKGPGHLVRSEFEKGGGVPCLVAVQQDATGTALQIALAWGCGIGGARAGILQTTFKEETETDLFGEQVVLCGGLTALIKAGFETLVEAGYQPEIAYFECMHEVKLIVDLMYQGGMSYMRYSISNTAEYGDLTRGPRIITEQTKAEMKKILGEITSGAFAKEWVAEYQSGLKKFNELYQKDYNSQLEQVGRKLRKMMKWIHAKEV
- a CDS encoding PstS family phosphate ABC transporter substrate-binding protein, coding for MKRIVLGLCLAGVFVSSGCGKRTGASSEGELKGTISISGAWALYPMAVRWAEEFRRIHPGVRIDISAGGAGKGMADCLSGAADLGMLSRDIHTSELEKGAWPVAVVKDAVVAVANRNHPAAATLFSRGLTRQECIDLWITGRLKTWGQLSGFSLNEPVHVYTRSDACGAAETWAKYLGKNQEDLQGIGVFGDPGLAEAVRKDPLGIGYNNVNYAYDAATKKPMDGLMIVPLDLNENGRIDPEESFYGDRDEITRAIGEGRYPSPPARLLYLVSKGKPARPEVLAFLEWILRDGQAFADEAGYVPLSKEAAMKELEKLTQ
- a CDS encoding Rrf2 family transcriptional regulator, which produces MRLTTKSEYTILALIYLARQPEGTFVKIEEICRHFEIPKKYLEFLFMTLRQNRYLQTRRGTNGGYRLMRPAKEITIAEIVRLMDGPLAPTESVSKYFFANTPLSKEPKMLAVCKEIRDFIAERLERLTLADLA
- the pstC gene encoding phosphate ABC transporter permease subunit PstC yields the protein MGLPNRTRRSLLYDRAAAGAMGLLARLSGLIVVVIAVGLFLKSVPILKNQSLSSLLFSSEWFPLRGQFGFLPFIMGSLWVTGTAMVLAVPLCLLTAIYLAEYAPLGIREGVRPLIDLLAGIPSVVYGVWGVLVVVPWVKRAAGWFGYSTSGYCVLSAGIVLAVMIFPVIIHMTVEILRAVPQEIREASLSLGATQWQTIKKVVLRKAFGGVLAAIVLGLSRAFGETMAVLMVAGNAVRSPTGFLDPAYPLPALIANNYGEMMSIPLYDSAMMLACLILLGVVLVFNILAKLVLMRIQKEIQ